The segment CTCCTGGCAGTGATCTTCCGTAACCCGTTCTGAGCATTATAGAAACGGCGGCACCGGACGGTCAAGCGCCACGGCCTCGCGCGGATCGCTCGAAGTTGTTGCTGCACAGTAGCTTATCTGATAGCATCGGGCACATGCGAGCAGTGACATCTCTAGCGACCGGAGTCGGCGCCGTCGTCATGTCGGCCATCGTGGGCGGGTTGTTCGGCGGCCAGGTGCTTGCGCGCCAGGATTCGATGACCCGGCAATACGACGCGTTCGCGTCGGCGGTCGCCGCGATCGAGGACAACTACGTCGACGACGTGGATGTCGAGCAGCTCGTGTCGCGGGCAATCGGGGGCATGCTGCAGACCCTCGACCCGCATTCGAACTTCATGGACGCCCGGCAGTACGCCCGCCTGCGGGAACGCCAGGAGGGCCGCTACTACGGACTCGGGATCCAGATCAGCGTCATCGACGGCGGCATCACGGTCAACAGCATTTTCGAGGGGTCGCCCGCCTACCGGCGCGGGATCCGGCGCGGCGACGTCATCGCGCGAATCGAGGGCGAGAACGCCATCGGGATGAGCAGCGACGAGGCGGTGCGCCTGCTGCGCGGCCCGCGCGGCAGCGCGGTGGGCATCTCCGTGCGCCGCGACGGCTACGAGGAGTTGATCGACCTGCGCGTCGAGCGGGACGAGATCAGCATCGCCACCGTCGAGGCCGCGTTCCTGGTCGACGGGTCGACGGGCTACGTGCGCCTGCGCGACTTCTCGGAGACGAGCAACGACGAGTTGTCGCGGGCGTTGGCATCGCTGCGCGATGCGGGTGCCGCGCGGCTCCTGCTCGATTTGCGGGGCAACCCCGGCGGGCCGCTCGATCAGGCCATCAAGGTCTCGAATCAGTTCCTGTCGCGCGGCGACATGATCGTCTACACGCGGGGCCGCGTCGCCAACTCCGACCAGGACTACCATGCCCGCGACGCCGGAGACTACACGAACCAGCCGCTCATCGTGATGGTGAACCGCAACAGCGCCAGTGCGTCGGAGATCGTCGCGGGCGCGATTCAGGATCACGATCGCGGGTTGGTCGTCGGCGAGACCACGTTCGGCAAGGCGCTCGTCCAGTCCATCTATCGCGTGAGCCACGGCGCGGGGCTCGCGTTGACCACGGCCCGCTACTTCACGCCGAGCGGAAGGATGATCCAGCGGCCGTGGGATACCGCGTTCGACGAGTATCTGACCTATTCCCTCCGCGAGCCGGAGAGCCCGGTGCGCGCCCCCGCCGACCGCAAGTTCACCAACGCCGGCCGCGAGGTCTACAGCGGGGGCGGCGTCGAGCCGGACCACTTCTTCACGGGGCCGATAGAAGGTTTCGATCCGTCGCGCTTCGGGCGACTGCTGGCGGCCAGGCGGGAGTTCATCTCCTTCGCGCAACGATTCATCGCGGCGGGCGATACCCGGGTGACCGTCGAGGGGCGTGATCGGGAGATCGTCGACCGGGGGTTCGTCGTCGACGACGCGATGCTGGACCGGTTCAAGGCGCATGTCCAGGCGCGGGGGCTGACCGTCGACGAGGACGATTTCGCGGACGACGTGGACTTCATCCGCGCGATGATTCACTACGAGATCGACAAGGATCTGTTCGGCGAGATCGAAGCACGGCGAAACCTCTTCGGGCGTGACCCGCAGGCACAGCATGCATTGACGCTGTTCGACGAGGCGGTTGCGCTGCTGCGGCTGTCCTCGGCGCCGCGCGCCGTCGCCTCCAGATAGCCGCAGCCTGGGGCCGCGTCGGGACTTGCAGTCCCGTGCGACCGGTTGCTAGACTGTTGCGCAACGATTCAGGCGGCCGGTCGGCAGGCAGCCGACAAGTACGTTCCTGACCCGGCGTTGAGCGTTCCCAGCCGCTCGACAGGTGATGGTGGAGAGACCAATGAACCTGTTCGCGCGGCTGTTTTCGCGTACCCCTCCCCGCGAGATTCGGCGGTCCTGATGCGACTCCATCAGCTCGAAATCGCCGGATTCAAGAGCTTCGCGGAACGGGCCGCCCTGGCGTTCGACGATGGCGTGACCGCGATCGTCGGGCCCAACGGTTGCGGCAAGAGCAACGTCATAGACGCCATTACGTGGGTGTTGGGTGAGCAGAGCGCACGCAGCCTGCGGGGCGAGCGGATGGAGGACATCATCTTCAGCGGCAGTGACGCCCGGCGTCCGACCGCGGCTGCGGAGGTTCGCATTCAACTCTCCGAGGTGACGGCCGCCCTGGCGAACGGCGCCAACGGGCTGCCCGTCGCCGGCGCCCCGCTTCGGGCCTTGAACGGCAACGGCGCCGGGCGCGGCGGCAGGGGGCATGGCAACGGCAGGGCGCATCCGATGGGCGCGGGGCCGCCTCCGCCCGTGGCGGCCAGGCCGTCGCCGGCCGAGCGGGACCCGGCGCGCCTGCACGATGAGGACGACGATCCGGCCGAGCCTGCCATCAGCCGCGACGTCGAGGTGGCCCGGCGGCTGTACAGGTCGGGGGAGAGCGAGTATCTCATCGACGGGCGGGTCTGCCGGCTCCGCGACATTCAGGATCTCCTGATGGACTCGGGACTCGGCGTGAAGGCCTATGCGGTCATAGAGCAGGGGCGGATCGGACAGATCCTGGGCGCACGGCCCGCCGAGCGCCGGCAACTGCTCGAGGAGGCGGCGGGTGTCACCAAGTACAGGGCCCGGCGCCGTACGGCGGAGCTGAAGCTCGAGGCCGCGCAGCAGAACCTGACGCGCGTCGACGACATCGTCTTCGAGGTGGAGAAACAGCGCGGCGCACTCAAGCGACAGGCTGCCAAGGCACGCCGGTATCGCCGGCTGCGCGAAGAGCTGCGGCGGTGGCAGAGCGTGCACTTCGCGCGCCGGAGCCGCTTGCTCGAGAACGCCATCGAGACCGCCACCGAGCGGCTGGGCGAGGCGCGAGAAGCAGAACGGGGAGCGGCAGCCGCACTGGCGGCGCTGGAGAGCGGCCGGGAGCGCCTGCGCCTGGAGCTGGCCGAGACCGACGGCGCGGCGACGGCGCTTCGCGAGACGGCGCATGCTCGCGAAATCGAGGTCGAGCGGCATCAACAGCGGATCGAGTTCGGCAAGCGCCGCGCCGGGGAGCTTGCGAAGGCCGTCGAGCAGGGGGCCGCTACGCTGGGATCCCTCGAGGCGCGCTGCGGCCCTCTCGGAGAAGAGCTGGAGGCGCAGCGGACGGCGCACGGGCGATGCGTCGTCGATCGCGACACGACGCTCGAGCGGCTGCAGGACGCCGAACGGGCACTGGCGGAGGGTCAGCGGGCGATCGAGGGGCGGGAGGGAGACGTCGAAGCCGCTCGCAGCGAGATGTTCGCGGCAGTGAACGCGGCGACTGCGTTGCAGAACGTCATCGACAACGCCGCCTCGGTCCACCGTCGAATCGCCGAATCCCTGTCGAAGACCGATGCGGAAGCGGCCGATCTCGAGGCGGAGTCCGACCGTATCGGCGGGGCGCGGGCGACGGCGGAGGCGGCTCGCGGCCAGGGGCGTGAGAGGTTGGCGGCCGTGCATGCCGCGCGGGCCGAGCGGAAGGCGGAGCTCGCATCCGCCCGCGTTGCGATCGAGTCCCGTGCGAGCGATCTGCGGGCTCGCGAGCAGCAGGTGGCGGTGGCGCGCGCGCGCGTCGAGTCGCTCGAGGAGATCGAGGCCGGGCGCACCGCGTACGGCGAAGCCGCGCGAGAGATCCTCGCCGCCGGCAGCGAGGTCGCCCATCATGGATCGGTGGCCGACCATCTCGAGGTCGAGCGGGCGGACGAGACGGCGGTCGAGTCCTGTCTGGCGGACGTTCTGCAGGACGTGGTCGTGCCGTCGCGCAGGGACGCGCTCGCCGGTGCGGCGCTTGCCGCCGCGCGCGACATGGGGCGTTGCGGCTTCCTCGTCACCGACGACGCGCAGGCGGCCAGCGCCGCCGACCCTCCGCATCCCGCGCTCCGGGGACTGACGGACGTCGTGCGCGTGAACGGCGCCGGCGAGGCTGCGGTGCGGCGGTTGCTGCAGCAGCGGTGGGTCGCGCCGTCCATCGAAGTGGCGGCGGCCGCGGCAGGCGCGACGGAGGACCCGATCGCGACGCCGGAGGGCGTCGTCCTGCGGGGAGCGGGCCGCCTCGCCGGTGGCGGCCGCCGGGGCGCTTCGGGACTGCTCGGTCCGAAGCGGGAGATCAAGGAGTTGCGCGAACGGATCGGCCGCGAGGCTGAGGCGGTCGAGCGGCTCGGCGGCGAGATCGAGGCGCACGAGGCCGGCGCGGTGCGGATCGAACACGCCCTCGGCGCGCTGCAGGACGACGCGCACACGCTGGAGAAGCAGCTCGTCGGCCTCGACATGCAATTGACGCGGCTCGACGACGAGCGGACGCGGGTTGCGGACAGGCAACGCGTGGTCGAGATCGAACGCGGGCAGTTGACGGAGGAACGAGGCGCTCTCGAGGCGCGGGAGGCGGAGGCGCGCGAGGCGATAGAACGGCTGGAGGCGGACCAGAGATCGGCCGACGAGTGTTTCATGGAGGCCGAGCGCCGCCTGCACCACGCCCGGGAGGCGGTCGAGTCCCTGGGGCAGGACGCCGCCAACTGCAGAGCGCGGCATGCGACCATGTCCGAGCGCGCCGCGGCGCTTGCATCGGACGTGCGGCGGCTCGATGACCAGGCCAACGAGCTGCGCGAGAGGATCGCGCGGTGCAAAGCCGACAACGAGCGCGCCGGCGCCGACAGAGGCGGCATTCTGGAGGAGGTGGCCCGCTGCGAACGGAAGCTCGACACCGACGTCGAGCAGTTCGATGCGCTCCGGCGGGAGATCGTGCAGGTCGACGAGCAGGTTGCGGCGTTGCGGCAGCGGATCGCGGCCCACGACGAGCAGGTCCGGGTTGGCCGGCAGACGCTCGAGGGCGCCCGCGCCGAGGTTGGCCGGCAGGAGGTGTCTCTGGCCACGGCCGACGCCGATCTGGCGCACCTGACCGAGTCGTGCGCGGCGTCGTTGCAGGCCAGTCTGCAGGACGTCCGGCGGGAGGTGGACGCACTCGAAGCGGATGGCCCGCTCGAGCCCGACCGTGCGCTCCTCGGCGCGCGGGCGCCTGCGGCCGATGCATCCGATGATGACCCGCCCGTCGCGACGGTGGCCGGGGCGCAAGCGCGTTTCGCCGATGACGATGCCGTCGGTGCGGACGACGCGAGCGGAGCGGACGGCGGCGGAGGGCCGGCCGAGGCACGACCGGTCGACGCGGATAGGATGGTCGACCTCCTGCGCGCGAAGGTCGAACGGCTCGGCGCAGTCAACATGATGGCCATCGACCAGTTCGACGAGCTGGAGGAGCGGCACGCGTTCCTTACCGCCCAGCGGAAGGATCTGCTCGATTCGATTGCGACGACGGGAGATGCCATCAAGCGGATCGATGCAACGACCCGCACGCGTTTTCGGGAGGCGTTCACGGCCGTCAACGCACATTTTCAGTTGACGTTCGAGACGCTGTTCGGGGGTGGGCGCGCCGAGCTGGTGTTGCTCGACGAATCGGACGTGCTGGAGAGCGGCATCGACATTGCCGCGCAGCCGCCGGGGAAGCGGCTCCAGAGCATTCAACTGCTCTCCGGCGGCGAGAAGGCGCTGACGGCGATGGCGTTGATGTTCGCCATCTTCAAGTATCGGCCGAGCCCCTTCTGTCTTCTGGACGAGATCGACGCGCCGCTGGACGACGCCAACATCGGGCGTTTCGTGGACATGCTGCGAGGACTTCAGGATCGGACGCAGTTCGTCCTGGTCACGCACAACCGCAAGACGATGGAGATCGCGGACCGCCTCTACGGCATCACGATGGAGGAGCCGGGCGTGTCGAAGCTGATCTCCGTCAACATGGCGCAGTAGTCGGGTGAACGAAGGCAAGGCGGCTCGCTTCCACCGGCTGAGGCGCCGGAGCCGGCGCCTCGCGTTCGTCGCGAGGGCCGGTGTCCTACTCGCCGCGGTCGGTTGGGGATACCCGGCGGACTTCGTCTCCGCCGCCCTGTCGGTGGCCGTGCTGCCCGACGCGGTTCGGGTTGTGCTGGGGGCCGGTCTGTTCACGGCCGCGCTCTTTCTGGCCAGCGAGTTGCTGGCGCTGCCCTTCGTGTTCCACGCGGACTTTCTGCTGGAACGGCGGTTCGGCCTCTCGCGGCAATCGTTCGGCGGTTGGCTGCTCGGGCAGGGGCAGGTGACCGCGATGCGGATGGCCGGGTGGGCCGCCGGTGCGGTTGCCGTCTATGCGGCCATCGGGATCTCGCCGGACATGTGGTGGCGGCTGGCGGGAGCGGGCTGGCTGGTGGCGGGAGCGGCGCAGGCGAGCCTCGCCTCGGCCATGCTGGCGCGGCGCACGCGGCCGCTGGAGCGACCAGCGCTACGGGCTCGACTCGAGGCGCTGACGCGGCGGGTCGGAGCGCCGAGCATCGCCATTCACGAATGGCGCGTCGGGCCGACGAGCGATGCGGCGAACGCGGCGGTCGTCGGTATCGGTCCCTCCCGGCGCATCCTGGTCTCGGACACGTTGCTCGATGACTATAGCGATGAGGAGATCGAGGTGATCATCGCGCACGAGATCGGCCACCACGTGCACTGGGACATGTGGCAGGCAATCTTCAGCGCCGCCGCGGTGGCGCTGGCGGCGTTCTGGACCGCCGATACGGTGCTGAGCGCGGCACCGCTGTCACTGCTCGGCGTCGAGGGCCTGTGGGACGTCGGCAGCGTGCCGCTGCTGGCGCTCGTGTACGGGGCGGTCTCGATCGCCGCGGCCCCGATGGTCAACCTGCTGTCGCGCTGGCAAGAGCGCAGAGCCGACCGCTACGCGTTGCGCGTGACGGGCAATCTCGAGGCGTTCGTATCCGGACTCCGCCGGGTGAGCGCGCAGTATCTCGCAGAGGAACGCCCCCCGCGGCTCGTCGAGTGGTTCTTCCATTCCCACCCCTCGCTGGCCGCCCGGATGGCGGGAGCCCGCGCCGCCGCTTCGAAGAGCTAGGAGTCTGTGCCGCCAGGGTCTACCGTCGCGCGGGCTCGCGGTTCCCGCCGCGCTGGCGCGGGGGGCGAGACGATCCGCCGCCCGGTGCGCCGCCGCGGCGGTCCGGGCGGCGCGGCTGGCCGTCGCCCTTGTCGCCGTTGTCGGACGACCCGCCCGGCAGCAGGGCCTTGCGACTCAACCGGACCTTGCCGGAGGGGTCGACGTTGATGACCTTCACCAGCACCTGGTCGCCTTCGGTCAGCTCGTTGCGCACCTCGTTCACGCGGTAGTGTGCGATCTCGGAGACGTGCAGGAGTCCGTCGATGCCGGGCAGAATCTCCACGAACGCCCCGAAGTCGGTGATGCGCTGCACCTTGCCGAGGTAGGTCTTGTTCAGCTCGGGGCTCGCAGTCAGCTCCTCGATGATGGCGATGGCCTTCTGCGCCGACTCTTCGTCCGTCGACGCCACATTGACCCGGCCATCGTCCTCGACGTCGATCTTGACGCCGGTGCGGTCGATGATGCTGCGGATGGTCTTTCCGCCGGGTCCGATCACGTCGCGAATCTTGTCGACCGGAATCTGAATCGTCACGATGCGCGGGGCGTGCGTGGAGATGGATTCGCGCGGCGTCGAGATCGTGACACCCATCTTCTCCAGAATGTGGAGTCTGCCGGCCCGCGCCTGGTCGAGTGCTTCGCGCATGATCTCCGTCGTAATCCCGGAGACCTTGATGTCCATCTGCAGCGCGGTGATCCCCTCGCTGGTACCGGCGACCTTGAAGTCCATGTCGCCGTAGTGATCCTCGGCGCCCGCGATGTCGGAGAGTATGGCGTGCCGGCCGCTCGCCTCGTCGAGGATCAGTCCCATCGCGATTCCGGCCACGGGACGCTTCATGGGCACGCCTGCGTCCATCAGCGCGAGGGCGCCGCCGCAGACGCTGGCCATGGACGACGAGCCGTTGGATTCGAGGATGTCCGAGACGACGCGCAGCGTGTAAGGGAACTCCTCCTCGCTCGGAATCATCGGCGCCAGGCTGCGCTCCGCGAGGTGGCCGTGTCCGATCTCCCGCCGCCCCGGCCCGCGCAGGAACTTCACCTCGCCGACCGAGAAGGGCGGAAAGTTGTAGTGCAGCATGAAGCGCTTGTAGGTCTCCCCGTCGACCAGCTCGATCTTCTGCTGGTCGTCGGCCGTGCCGAGCGTAGCGGAGACGAGCGCCTGGGTCTCGCCGC is part of the Acidobacteriota bacterium genome and harbors:
- a CDS encoding S41 family peptidase translates to MRAVTSLATGVGAVVMSAIVGGLFGGQVLARQDSMTRQYDAFASAVAAIEDNYVDDVDVEQLVSRAIGGMLQTLDPHSNFMDARQYARLRERQEGRYYGLGIQISVIDGGITVNSIFEGSPAYRRGIRRGDVIARIEGENAIGMSSDEAVRLLRGPRGSAVGISVRRDGYEELIDLRVERDEISIATVEAAFLVDGSTGYVRLRDFSETSNDELSRALASLRDAGAARLLLDLRGNPGGPLDQAIKVSNQFLSRGDMIVYTRGRVANSDQDYHARDAGDYTNQPLIVMVNRNSASASEIVAGAIQDHDRGLVVGETTFGKALVQSIYRVSHGAGLALTTARYFTPSGRMIQRPWDTAFDEYLTYSLREPESPVRAPADRKFTNAGREVYSGGGVEPDHFFTGPIEGFDPSRFGRLLAARREFISFAQRFIAAGDTRVTVEGRDREIVDRGFVVDDAMLDRFKAHVQARGLTVDEDDFADDVDFIRAMIHYEIDKDLFGEIEARRNLFGRDPQAQHALTLFDEAVALLRLSSAPRAVASR
- the smc gene encoding chromosome segregation protein SMC; amino-acid sequence: MRLHQLEIAGFKSFAERAALAFDDGVTAIVGPNGCGKSNVIDAITWVLGEQSARSLRGERMEDIIFSGSDARRPTAAAEVRIQLSEVTAALANGANGLPVAGAPLRALNGNGAGRGGRGHGNGRAHPMGAGPPPPVAARPSPAERDPARLHDEDDDPAEPAISRDVEVARRLYRSGESEYLIDGRVCRLRDIQDLLMDSGLGVKAYAVIEQGRIGQILGARPAERRQLLEEAAGVTKYRARRRTAELKLEAAQQNLTRVDDIVFEVEKQRGALKRQAAKARRYRRLREELRRWQSVHFARRSRLLENAIETATERLGEAREAERGAAAALAALESGRERLRLELAETDGAATALRETAHAREIEVERHQQRIEFGKRRAGELAKAVEQGAATLGSLEARCGPLGEELEAQRTAHGRCVVDRDTTLERLQDAERALAEGQRAIEGREGDVEAARSEMFAAVNAATALQNVIDNAASVHRRIAESLSKTDAEAADLEAESDRIGGARATAEAARGQGRERLAAVHAARAERKAELASARVAIESRASDLRAREQQVAVARARVESLEEIEAGRTAYGEAAREILAAGSEVAHHGSVADHLEVERADETAVESCLADVLQDVVVPSRRDALAGAALAAARDMGRCGFLVTDDAQAASAADPPHPALRGLTDVVRVNGAGEAAVRRLLQQRWVAPSIEVAAAAAGATEDPIATPEGVVLRGAGRLAGGGRRGASGLLGPKREIKELRERIGREAEAVERLGGEIEAHEAGAVRIEHALGALQDDAHTLEKQLVGLDMQLTRLDDERTRVADRQRVVEIERGQLTEERGALEAREAEAREAIERLEADQRSADECFMEAERRLHHAREAVESLGQDAANCRARHATMSERAAALASDVRRLDDQANELRERIARCKADNERAGADRGGILEEVARCERKLDTDVEQFDALRREIVQVDEQVAALRQRIAAHDEQVRVGRQTLEGARAEVGRQEVSLATADADLAHLTESCAASLQASLQDVRREVDALEADGPLEPDRALLGARAPAADASDDDPPVATVAGAQARFADDDAVGADDASGADGGGGPAEARPVDADRMVDLLRAKVERLGAVNMMAIDQFDELEERHAFLTAQRKDLLDSIATTGDAIKRIDATTRTRFREAFTAVNAHFQLTFETLFGGGRAELVLLDESDVLESGIDIAAQPPGKRLQSIQLLSGGEKALTAMALMFAIFKYRPSPFCLLDEIDAPLDDANIGRFVDMLRGLQDRTQFVLVTHNRKTMEIADRLYGITMEEPGVSKLISVNMAQ
- a CDS encoding M48 family metalloprotease produces the protein MNEGKAARFHRLRRRSRRLAFVARAGVLLAAVGWGYPADFVSAALSVAVLPDAVRVVLGAGLFTAALFLASELLALPFVFHADFLLERRFGLSRQSFGGWLLGQGQVTAMRMAGWAAGAVAVYAAIGISPDMWWRLAGAGWLVAGAAQASLASAMLARRTRPLERPALRARLEALTRRVGAPSIAIHEWRVGPTSDAANAAVVGIGPSRRILVSDTLLDDYSDEEIEVIIAHEIGHHVHWDMWQAIFSAAAVALAAFWTADTVLSAAPLSLLGVEGLWDVGSVPLLALVYGAVSIAAAPMVNLLSRWQERRADRYALRVTGNLEAFVSGLRRVSAQYLAEERPPRLVEWFFHSHPSLAARMAGARAAASKS
- the pnp gene encoding polyribonucleotide nucleotidyltransferase is translated as MHTAQVEVGRSTLTIETGKLAKQADGAVTVRYGDTFVIVTACAAATAREGIDFLPLTVDYREYAYASGRIPGGFFKREGKPTEKEVLTSRLIDRPFRPLFPDGWTRETQIIALLLSADPENDSDVLALTGASAALAISSIPVAHPIAAVRVGLLDGAFVINPTYPERKQSDLDLIVAGSRAAIVMVEAGAREVREDVMLGALEAGHAAIRDIIDAIETMAAAVGKPKTDVAAKDVDAAVRQEIEAQALAPLADAMRVKDKLESYAQVDRALDDLLASIPDDDPDRRADAKVVFKDLKEKVLRDEVLDAGRRLDGRAFDQVRDISSDIGVLPRAHGSAVFTRGETQALVSATLGTADDQQKIELVDGETYKRFMLHYNFPPFSVGEVKFLRGPGRREIGHGHLAERSLAPMIPSEEEFPYTLRVVSDILESNGSSSMASVCGGALALMDAGVPMKRPVAGIAMGLILDEASGRHAILSDIAGAEDHYGDMDFKVAGTSEGITALQMDIKVSGITTEIMREALDQARAGRLHILEKMGVTISTPRESISTHAPRIVTIQIPVDKIRDVIGPGGKTIRSIIDRTGVKIDVEDDGRVNVASTDEESAQKAIAIIEELTASPELNKTYLGKVQRITDFGAFVEILPGIDGLLHVSEIAHYRVNEVRNELTEGDQVLVKVINVDPSGKVRLSRKALLPGGSSDNGDKGDGQPRRPDRRGGAPGGGSSRPPRQRGGNREPARR